Proteins found in one Agaribacterium sp. ZY112 genomic segment:
- a CDS encoding uroporphyrinogen-III C-methyltransferase — protein MTSEKEPLGELIDADEAAADKDTKPKKEAEPEKTVLEDKRSSASAKNGSGSFLKRSMVLLLVVALLLPSILAGYGFYWLWQKTEAEKLTHLDQNSSVSSALSSTQQQFNELNKRLAQLDKKYQTSQAANQQVTGELLDLKERIAHQKKRLLAMSTTSREDWLLAEAAYLLRLANQRVLIERRSDNAIALLQEADAILREFNDPDLFELRAAIGEDLVALKLAKKVDVEGVYIELRALAHNIINLPLVPESYEFEASPNAENTLSTEDSGIEQKLESSFSNFLGSLKNYVRIIDHEDQPKALLPADSTAYLQLNLRLLIEQAQLALLREQTDVYKSSLSEARNWVEQYFPYSPERDQYREALTRLLKLNVKQELPNISRSLKMLNSYIAELHGLAELKINGQNQAQSPQAEAELIQPPTEAAVPFQPKTGPNSALTSKPEAEKAL, from the coding sequence ATGACAAGTGAAAAAGAGCCGCTTGGTGAACTGATTGATGCCGATGAGGCAGCAGCAGATAAAGATACAAAGCCGAAAAAAGAAGCCGAGCCAGAAAAAACAGTGCTAGAAGATAAGCGTTCATCGGCGTCGGCTAAAAACGGCTCCGGCTCTTTCTTAAAGCGCAGCATGGTGTTGCTGCTCGTAGTCGCTTTATTGCTGCCATCTATATTGGCCGGTTATGGTTTTTATTGGCTTTGGCAAAAAACGGAAGCCGAAAAGCTAACACACTTGGATCAGAATAGTTCAGTCTCGAGTGCCTTGTCATCAACGCAGCAACAGTTTAATGAACTCAATAAGCGCTTAGCCCAGCTCGATAAAAAATACCAAACAAGCCAAGCAGCCAATCAACAAGTAACAGGCGAGCTGCTTGATCTTAAGGAGCGTATAGCTCACCAGAAAAAACGCTTATTAGCCATGTCGACCACATCACGTGAAGATTGGTTGCTAGCGGAGGCTGCCTATTTATTGCGCCTTGCCAACCAGCGAGTGTTAATAGAGCGGCGTTCAGATAATGCCATTGCTCTTTTACAAGAAGCTGATGCCATATTACGAGAATTCAATGACCCAGACCTATTTGAATTAAGAGCAGCAATTGGTGAAGATTTAGTCGCGCTAAAGTTGGCCAAGAAAGTCGATGTCGAAGGTGTTTATATCGAGCTTAGGGCTTTGGCTCACAATATAATCAATTTACCTTTAGTGCCAGAAAGCTATGAGTTTGAAGCATCGCCAAACGCTGAAAATACACTGAGTACAGAAGACAGCGGTATAGAGCAAAAGCTTGAAAGCAGCTTTTCTAATTTTCTTGGCAGCTTAAAAAACTACGTACGAATCATTGATCATGAAGATCAGCCTAAAGCTTTATTGCCTGCCGATTCGACAGCGTATTTACAGCTTAACTTAAGGTTGTTGATTGAACAGGCGCAATTGGCCTTATTACGCGAGCAAACCGATGTTTATAAAAGCAGTTTGTCAGAAGCAAGAAACTGGGTAGAGCAGTATTTTCCTTATAGCCCCGAGCGCGACCAATATCGCGAAGCGCTAACGCGTTTACTTAAGTTAAATGTAAAACAAGAGCTGCCGAATATCAGCCGCTCTTTAAAGATGCTTAATAGTTACATAGCAGAATTACATGGTTTAGCTGAGTTAAAAATAAATGGCCAAAATCAGGCTCAAAGCCCCCAAGCTGAAGCCGAATTAATACAGCCTCCCACCGAGGCTGCTGTGCCTTTTCAGCCAAAGACGGGGCCCAATAGTGCTTTAACAAGCAAGCCTGAAGCGGAGAAAGCGCTGTGA
- a CDS encoding oxidoreductase family protein, giving the protein MLSINTDFILRATKARDICAIEKLQSLWSGYGQILRVGLQGGSHKSVIVKHIKLPDSAEHPRGWNTQLSHQRKLKSYQVESYWYQHYAQRCDVFCPTPSCLALEQDENETYLLLSDLAEAGFSELRQTATTQELYACLSWLAHFHARFLQEVPKGLWLTGSYWHLATRPDELKATEDKQLVKAAPLIDKALRDCPYQTLIHGDAKIANFCFMPKDSDNTSSTVAAVDFQYVGGGCGVQDLAYFLGSCLSEEECERQEKELLDYYFLILSNAVKQSNADINSEHLEQEWRALYDVACADFYRFLAGWSPGHWKLNGYSERLCQQVIKRLL; this is encoded by the coding sequence ATGCTTAGTATTAATACCGATTTTATTCTCAGAGCAACAAAAGCTCGCGATATATGCGCAATAGAAAAGCTGCAATCACTGTGGAGTGGTTATGGGCAGATATTACGTGTAGGTTTGCAAGGCGGCAGCCATAAGTCAGTGATTGTTAAGCACATAAAATTGCCCGATAGCGCCGAGCATCCACGCGGTTGGAATACGCAGCTTTCTCATCAGCGTAAGTTAAAGTCGTATCAAGTGGAGAGCTATTGGTATCAGCACTATGCTCAGCGCTGCGATGTATTCTGCCCTACTCCCAGCTGTCTTGCTCTTGAGCAAGATGAAAACGAAACTTACTTGCTATTAAGTGATTTAGCCGAGGCCGGTTTTAGTGAACTAAGGCAAACCGCTACAACACAAGAACTCTACGCTTGCCTAAGCTGGCTTGCTCATTTTCATGCGCGCTTCTTACAAGAAGTGCCTAAGGGCTTGTGGCTTACTGGCAGCTACTGGCACCTTGCAACTCGCCCCGATGAGCTCAAGGCAACAGAAGATAAACAACTGGTAAAAGCCGCACCTTTAATTGATAAAGCCCTACGAGACTGCCCCTACCAAACCCTTATTCACGGTGATGCTAAAATCGCTAACTTCTGCTTTATGCCCAAAGACAGTGACAATACAAGTAGTACCGTCGCCGCCGTCGATTTCCAATACGTTGGCGGTGGGTGTGGTGTGCAAGATCTCGCTTATTTTTTAGGTAGCTGTTTAAGTGAAGAAGAATGCGAGCGCCAAGAAAAAGAACTGCTCGATTATTATTTCCTTATATTAAGCAACGCGGTTAAACAGAGTAACGCGGATATAAATAGCGAGCACTTAGAACAAGAATGGCGTGCGCTTTACGATGTTGCTTGTGCCGACTTTTATCGCTTTTTAGCTGGTTGGAGCCCTGGTCACTGGAAGCTAAATGGCTATAGTGAGCGTTTATGCCAACAAGTGATCAAGCGGCTTCTTTAA
- a CDS encoding RidA family protein, producing MTISENCLTEEVPKPLTQIVNPTKLYDPAPYGYSHVVIANKVAYIAGQGGEDSEGKLENDFAKQVRQAYKNLFTALEAINTSPNNVSKLTTYVVNYDQSMLETMTKELVSAFGEHLPAQTLVPVPRLAIDGMLFEVDAIAIMEKD from the coding sequence ATGACTATTTCAGAAAACTGCTTAACAGAAGAAGTACCTAAACCACTGACACAAATCGTTAACCCCACTAAACTATATGACCCCGCCCCCTATGGTTATAGCCACGTAGTAATAGCAAATAAAGTTGCCTATATTGCAGGCCAAGGAGGGGAAGATTCAGAAGGCAAGCTCGAAAATGACTTTGCCAAACAAGTAAGACAAGCATACAAGAATCTCTTTACTGCATTAGAAGCTATAAACACATCACCCAATAACGTTAGCAAACTCACAACCTATGTTGTGAACTACGATCAATCGATGCTTGAAACAATGACCAAGGAACTCGTATCTGCTTTTGGTGAGCATTTACCAGCACAAACACTGGTGCCCGTTCCGCGCTTAGCTATCGACGGAATGTTATTTGAGGTTGATGCTATCGCTATTATGGAAAAAGACTAA
- a CDS encoding VOC family protein, whose product MKTYYLEIVTSDVDAICKSYAHIHQLEFGECEPMLGGARIAKLEDGAMVGVREPMRDTESAIVRHYVLVNDIQASVHAAEKLGAEVAVPPMSLGTYGSCAIVIQGGIESGFWQR is encoded by the coding sequence ATGAAAACGTATTATTTAGAAATAGTAACAAGCGATGTTGATGCGATTTGTAAGAGCTATGCGCATATTCATCAACTTGAATTTGGCGAATGTGAACCTATGTTAGGTGGCGCAAGAATCGCAAAGCTGGAAGACGGTGCCATGGTTGGTGTTCGCGAACCGATGCGCGACACCGAAAGCGCCATTGTTAGACATTACGTTCTGGTTAATGACATTCAAGCAAGTGTGCATGCAGCAGAAAAGCTAGGTGCCGAAGTAGCCGTACCACCCATGTCGCTTGGCACCTATGGAAGCTGCGCAATTGTGATTCAAGGTGGTATTGAATCTGGCTTTTGGCAGCGTTAA
- a CDS encoding carboxymuconolactone decarboxylase family protein — protein MNTTQQSQFQSTVPDIFLSLINIHTLIAEYGIEKNLSHLVMLRASQINGCSFCVAMHTQDARKEGESNQRLDSLIVFRDMDCFDDKEKLALEWTEALTTLDSKIAHKELHSQLLEYYSAQQISALTSLIGLINVWNRIRISEH, from the coding sequence ATGAATACAACACAACAAAGCCAATTTCAAAGTACCGTGCCAGACATTTTCTTGTCACTTATAAATATACATACGCTCATTGCCGAATATGGCATAGAGAAGAATCTTAGCCATCTCGTTATGTTACGCGCTTCACAGATTAACGGCTGTTCTTTTTGTGTGGCGATGCATACACAAGATGCTCGTAAAGAAGGGGAAAGCAATCAACGCCTCGACAGCCTTATTGTATTTAGGGATATGGACTGTTTTGATGATAAAGAAAAACTGGCACTTGAGTGGACAGAGGCACTAACAACACTTGATTCTAAGATCGCTCACAAAGAGCTACATAGCCAGTTACTAGAGTACTATAGTGCACAGCAAATCTCGGCATTAACTAGCTTGATAGGCCTGATTAATGTATGGAATCGTATACGAATATCGGAGCATTAA
- a CDS encoding helix-turn-helix domain-containing protein, which yields MNNILLEAWSYKASQDSLSTIVADGCRDLIVKKNRDGSSHFFVSPLVLATYEISIKEGTSFQGLRLAPGVSINEQALEKLLYNPADKLSSGLVEDFCVLKPSVSEALAGLRSDLNSIELVSKNLGVSLRTLQRHIKLETGVAPSVWRSLARARRCARLLLKEPCLTSAALSSGYADQSHMSREMQRWFSCTPSALKSGCLKEEILSSGFD from the coding sequence ATGAATAATATTTTGCTCGAAGCGTGGAGTTATAAAGCCTCACAAGATTCACTCAGTACGATAGTCGCTGACGGCTGCCGAGATCTTATTGTTAAGAAAAACCGAGATGGCAGCAGCCATTTTTTTGTTTCCCCCTTAGTTTTAGCTACATATGAAATAAGCATAAAAGAGGGAACGAGCTTTCAAGGGCTTAGATTAGCACCTGGAGTGTCTATTAATGAGCAGGCGCTTGAGAAACTGCTTTATAACCCTGCTGATAAGCTAAGTAGCGGTTTAGTTGAAGACTTTTGCGTATTAAAACCATCGGTTTCTGAGGCACTGGCTGGCCTTCGCTCAGATTTAAACAGCATTGAGTTGGTTTCAAAAAATTTAGGTGTCTCGCTTAGAACCTTACAGCGCCATATCAAACTAGAAACGGGAGTCGCTCCTAGTGTTTGGCGCTCGTTGGCGAGGGCTAGGCGTTGCGCTCGTCTACTTTTAAAAGAGCCTTGCCTAACAAGTGCGGCATTATCATCGGGCTATGCGGATCAATCACATATGAGCAGAGAGATGCAGCGTTGGTTTAGCTGCACACCCTCGGCCCTTAAAAGTGGTTGTTTAAAGGAAGAAATCTTGTCTTCGGGCTTTGATTAA
- the sigJ gene encoding RNA polymerase sigma factor SigJ, whose product MQNNDSILLFETYRPVLMGIAYRFLSTVSDAEDVVQDVYLKWSNEDIDTIQNPEAWLKTVCTRNCLDIVKSVERKRIDYVGTWLPEPIQTETSAEDDYLNQAHLADSLSTAFIVMLERLTPKERAAYLLYEIFDTPYRTVAEALNLEEQTCRKLVSRAKSHIEKNKKRALVSPEKQAAFVNAFEFAITSGDSSNLQDLLANDIVLRADGGGKVAAILKPIEGSLEVLNFLVNDLKQFWHTFTWLKSKINGNDGFIIKSSDHIHAIVSFEFNEQDQASEIFIMRNPDKMAALKTMPIN is encoded by the coding sequence ATGCAAAACAACGACTCGATTCTTTTATTCGAAACCTATCGCCCTGTATTAATGGGCATTGCCTACCGCTTTCTTAGCACTGTGTCAGATGCTGAAGATGTGGTGCAAGATGTTTACCTTAAATGGTCTAACGAAGATATTGATACCATTCAAAACCCAGAGGCTTGGTTAAAAACAGTCTGTACACGAAACTGTTTAGATATCGTTAAGTCTGTTGAACGTAAGCGCATAGACTATGTCGGCACTTGGCTACCAGAGCCTATTCAAACTGAAACCAGTGCTGAAGATGATTATTTGAATCAGGCGCATCTTGCAGACTCGTTAAGTACCGCCTTTATTGTCATGTTAGAAAGGCTGACACCCAAAGAAAGGGCGGCCTATCTTTTGTATGAGATTTTTGATACGCCTTATCGCACAGTGGCCGAAGCCCTAAATCTGGAAGAGCAAACTTGTAGAAAGCTTGTTTCACGAGCTAAAAGCCATATAGAAAAAAACAAAAAACGCGCGCTCGTTTCGCCGGAAAAACAAGCGGCTTTTGTTAATGCATTTGAATTTGCAATTACCAGTGGTGACTCATCTAACCTGCAAGACCTACTTGCAAACGACATTGTTCTAAGAGCGGATGGCGGAGGTAAAGTAGCTGCCATATTAAAGCCAATTGAAGGATCATTAGAGGTGCTTAACTTCTTAGTTAACGACCTTAAACAGTTTTGGCATACGTTCACATGGCTTAAAAGTAAAATTAATGGCAACGACGGTTTTATCATTAAATCTTCAGATCACATTCATGCGATTGTTTCCTTTGAATTTAATGAACAAGATCAGGCTTCTGAAATTTTTATAATGAGGAACCCAGACAAAATGGCAGCACTTAAAACGATGCCTATAAATTAA
- a CDS encoding heme biosynthesis HemY N-terminal domain-containing protein, with protein sequence MKRLSFIIALIFVFAGGVLLLELIQRDSGYVLISLFGISLEMSFWFALFAVLCILLGAYVLIRSIKLLLATVLGSTRWYSGLRSNKIEQHYRQGLLNFVVGNFGEAQRCLNRVSQKNNLPVVRTLVQAKSLNECGKIDEALALLIDAELKYPDDQRWLLAVRLNLLISLKRYDEAEALSERLKLLAPHDATVLRQRILLLRELNRVEESTELLPRLSKTKLLTEQELLQEYCLNAQALLQQELDAQKLQAFWNTVPKALKRHYALQLSYAKLLLKIEDTKNLKALIERELNQNYHEEMIEIYAKLPIDDASSQLKQAERWLKRYNEQPMLLFVLAVLAMKNQLWGNARTYLEKTLALKPSAEAMSLLALVSEKCGDKEESYELYKKAANLLV encoded by the coding sequence GTGAAACGGTTAAGCTTTATTATCGCTCTGATTTTTGTCTTTGCTGGTGGTGTGCTACTACTGGAGCTTATTCAGCGCGATTCGGGTTATGTGTTAATTAGCCTCTTTGGTATAAGCCTAGAAATGAGCTTTTGGTTTGCGTTGTTTGCTGTGCTTTGTATTCTCCTTGGCGCTTATGTATTAATACGTTCTATCAAATTATTGTTGGCCACCGTTTTAGGCAGTACACGTTGGTATAGCGGTTTGCGTAGTAACAAAATAGAACAACACTATCGTCAGGGCTTGTTAAACTTTGTTGTGGGCAACTTTGGTGAAGCTCAGCGCTGTTTAAATAGGGTTAGCCAAAAAAATAACCTGCCAGTGGTACGCACTTTGGTTCAGGCTAAAAGCCTTAATGAGTGTGGCAAAATCGACGAAGCACTGGCTTTGTTAATTGATGCCGAGCTTAAGTACCCAGATGATCAGCGCTGGTTATTGGCGGTGCGTTTAAACCTACTTATTTCTCTTAAACGCTATGATGAAGCGGAAGCACTGTCTGAGCGTTTAAAGCTGCTAGCGCCTCACGATGCTACGGTACTGCGCCAGCGTATTTTGCTCTTGCGTGAATTAAACCGCGTGGAAGAATCTACCGAGCTATTGCCTCGCTTAAGTAAAACCAAGTTACTAACAGAGCAAGAATTGCTGCAAGAATATTGTTTAAATGCGCAAGCGCTTTTGCAGCAAGAACTTGATGCACAGAAGCTTCAAGCGTTTTGGAATACAGTGCCTAAAGCTTTAAAACGTCATTACGCCTTACAACTAAGCTATGCCAAATTACTGTTAAAGATTGAAGATACTAAAAACCTTAAAGCATTGATCGAGCGAGAATTAAACCAGAACTATCACGAAGAGATGATAGAGATCTATGCCAAACTTCCTATTGATGATGCCAGTAGCCAGCTGAAACAAGCCGAGCGTTGGTTAAAGCGTTATAACGAGCAGCCAATGCTGTTATTTGTATTAGCTGTATTGGCAATGAAAAATCAATTATGGGGTAATGCTCGTACTTATTTAGAAAAAACGCTGGCCTTAAAACCAAGCGCCGAAGCGATGAGTTTGTTAGCACTGGTATCTGAAAAATGTGGTGACAAAGAAGAGAGCTACGAACTGTATAAAAAAGCCGCCAATTTGCTCGTGTAG
- a CDS encoding VOC family protein, with protein sequence MMKLKYTILYVEHVARSIDFYEKAFGLKCAMLHESGDYAELDTGATTLAFSSSALMQQLGKDPAKPDAKRPVFEIAFETEDVSKSLQQAIDNGAVLVQDIRDEPWGQTTSYVSDLNGFLIEICSPVRPL encoded by the coding sequence ATGATGAAACTGAAATACACCATTTTATATGTCGAACATGTTGCAAGAAGTATTGATTTCTATGAAAAGGCGTTTGGTCTTAAATGCGCCATGCTGCATGAAAGCGGCGACTATGCTGAATTAGATACCGGTGCAACCACGCTGGCTTTTTCATCTTCAGCATTAATGCAGCAATTAGGTAAAGACCCAGCAAAGCCTGATGCCAAAAGGCCTGTGTTTGAGATTGCGTTTGAAACGGAAGATGTCAGTAAGTCATTACAGCAAGCCATAGATAACGGCGCTGTACTGGTACAAGATATACGCGATGAACCTTGGGGGCAAACTACCTCTTATGTTAGCGATCTGAACGGTTTTCTTATTGAAATTTGCTCACCGGTAAGGCCACTGTAA
- a CDS encoding inositol monophosphatase, which yields MNQQPLNTPLTQIQLLKLCDTAITAAKAAGDYISHFDRSQLKIEHKDSGSSLASQVVTEVDRCCDQLIRSILEASCKHYGLALLSEESSDTHLQQETNRFTQDYFWCIDPLDGSLPFIQNKPGYAVSIALVSRAGEALIGVVYDPSKQELIHAIKGLGTYINKQAFSIGSVIEKSLKTLSVFADLSFKSEASYHKTRSALNQLAIELNLEGINEIYGNGAVKNACALLSSRPACYIKQIKTSEGGGSLWDFAASSCIIKEAGGWVSDINGQPLELNRSDSTYMGHKGVLYASSEPLARAMLAKLELHTA from the coding sequence ATGAATCAGCAGCCTTTAAATACCCCATTAACTCAAATACAACTCTTAAAGCTGTGTGACACCGCCATTACGGCAGCTAAGGCCGCTGGTGATTATATTTCTCACTTTGATAGATCACAGCTTAAGATCGAACACAAAGATTCAGGCAGCAGCCTTGCCTCGCAGGTGGTAACGGAAGTCGACCGTTGCTGTGACCAACTTATTCGCTCGATATTAGAGGCGAGCTGCAAGCACTATGGCCTTGCTCTATTATCTGAAGAAAGTAGTGATACCCACCTACAGCAAGAAACCAATCGTTTCACTCAAGATTATTTCTGGTGCATAGACCCGCTAGATGGAAGCCTGCCTTTTATTCAAAATAAGCCGGGTTATGCGGTATCTATTGCGCTTGTCTCTAGGGCTGGTGAGGCTTTAATCGGCGTGGTTTACGATCCAAGTAAGCAAGAGTTGATACATGCCATTAAAGGCTTGGGCACTTATATTAATAAACAGGCCTTTAGCATTGGCTCCGTTATAGAAAAAAGCTTAAAAACGCTGTCTGTGTTTGCCGATCTGAGTTTTAAAAGCGAAGCGAGTTACCACAAAACACGCTCGGCATTAAATCAGCTTGCTATCGAGCTGAATCTAGAGGGAATCAATGAGATCTATGGCAATGGCGCAGTAAAAAATGCCTGCGCTCTTTTAAGCAGCCGACCTGCTTGTTATATAAAACAAATAAAAACAAGCGAAGGTGGAGGCAGCCTTTGGGACTTTGCCGCAAGCAGCTGCATTATTAAAGAAGCCGGTGGCTGGGTGAGTGATATCAACGGTCAGCCGCTTGAACTCAACCGCAGTGATTCAACCTACATGGGGCATAAAGGGGTTTTATATGCCTCGAGTGAGCCGCTTGCTAGGGCTATGTTAGCGAAGCTTGAGTTACACACAGCCTAA
- a CDS encoding DUF4955 domain-containing protein — MSLTLRGFSALLLLTFSSILLAQIDSGTLPLSGDQCNYTSQCRAHFGSLASDCKNSSSSQSVCMCGTSACNELIPTKPSPSPTPALPSGKHQAPGLIQAEDFARFSDTTSHNSGGQYRDSAVDIQTTSDSGGGYNIGWTAAGEWLEYDLQVVDGGTYDIHLRTASPSGSGSISVLINGKQRALVSTANTGGWQNWQDIRASVGELNANNYKLRIKVETAGFNLNWLELKRTGPLTPPAVIDQCNSTNQCRVTWPLANDCKNSASNQSVCMCGSERCDAQPSVQPTPPTNNDTPVWKAYLSAKKEGKNLPLPNFAYAGYDNANTAIPKPSWQVFNVKDYGAVANDNGDDLHAIQQTINAASKKDGAIVFFPRGRYLVSERKGITSSLLSITGSKLILRGEGSGANGSVLFFREHLNSTTPSKKWTTPAMIVAKGTNSGSTGNSVAKISKNAKLGDLIIQVSDSSKLNAGDHIYLNLNDSRAANSALSPFQIENEWSKFKQGQFSRELHKIERVSGNKIYLKTPLYTDINSQYNWEVRKTSLAHSLGFEDLRFEGNWKDNFVHHKNIIHDGGWTAMRIGNYHNSWLSNVHFKDWNATVTIVSSHSITVDGYVDSGNRGHSSLNLQNASSILVSNSKSIGARGQHHGFGVSNYASGNVFHRVSWPQGTSFDTHASFPRATLFDRAEGGFSGVSGFGGSQSSQPNHMEDLIFWNFFDKGQHDGVYWDWWRNGDSKYGRWLLPSVIGWHGAQAQFNNSELELKESHGQKVSPESLYEAQLKERFGFVPSWIK; from the coding sequence ATGAGTCTTACTCTGCGGGGCTTTAGCGCCCTTTTATTGCTAACGTTTAGTTCAATACTGTTGGCACAAATAGATTCAGGCACCCTGCCTTTAAGTGGCGATCAGTGTAATTATACTTCTCAGTGTCGAGCTCACTTTGGCTCGCTTGCGAGTGACTGTAAAAACAGCAGTTCCTCACAGAGCGTATGTATGTGTGGCACTAGCGCCTGTAATGAGCTTATTCCTACTAAGCCAAGCCCCAGCCCAACACCGGCACTGCCATCGGGTAAGCATCAGGCTCCCGGTTTAATTCAGGCAGAAGACTTTGCTCGTTTTAGTGATACCACCAGCCATAACTCTGGCGGCCAGTACCGCGATAGCGCCGTTGATATTCAAACAACAAGCGACAGTGGCGGTGGTTATAACATCGGTTGGACAGCGGCAGGTGAATGGCTTGAATATGATCTTCAAGTTGTTGATGGCGGTACTTACGACATCCACTTACGCACCGCTTCACCAAGTGGCTCTGGCTCTATTAGTGTTCTTATTAATGGCAAGCAAAGAGCGTTAGTAAGTACAGCCAACACCGGAGGCTGGCAAAATTGGCAAGACATCCGCGCTAGTGTGGGTGAGCTAAATGCGAATAACTATAAGCTGCGTATTAAAGTAGAAACGGCCGGTTTTAATTTAAATTGGCTTGAGCTAAAGCGAACAGGGCCTTTAACGCCACCTGCGGTTATTGATCAGTGCAATAGCACAAACCAATGTCGAGTCACTTGGCCTTTAGCGAACGATTGTAAAAATAGTGCTTCGAATCAAAGTGTGTGTATGTGTGGCTCTGAACGCTGTGATGCGCAACCTAGCGTGCAGCCAACACCACCAACAAATAATGATACCCCAGTATGGAAGGCTTACCTGTCTGCGAAAAAAGAAGGTAAGAACCTGCCTTTACCAAACTTTGCTTACGCCGGTTATGACAATGCTAATACGGCCATCCCTAAACCATCGTGGCAAGTATTTAATGTTAAAGACTATGGTGCCGTCGCTAACGACAACGGCGATGATCTACATGCGATTCAGCAAACGATTAATGCTGCAAGTAAAAAAGATGGCGCCATTGTCTTTTTCCCACGCGGGCGATACCTAGTTAGCGAGCGTAAGGGCATTACTTCAAGCCTGCTTAGTATCACGGGCTCTAAACTTATTTTACGTGGCGAAGGCTCTGGTGCTAACGGCTCAGTATTATTTTTCCGTGAGCATTTAAACTCGACAACTCCATCTAAAAAATGGACGACCCCTGCCATGATCGTTGCCAAGGGTACTAACTCAGGCAGCACCGGCAACAGCGTTGCTAAAATAAGCAAAAATGCTAAGTTGGGCGATCTTATTATTCAGGTGAGTGATAGTAGCAAGTTAAATGCTGGCGATCATATCTATCTGAACTTAAATGATAGCCGTGCTGCTAATTCAGCCTTAAGCCCTTTTCAGATTGAAAATGAGTGGAGTAAATTTAAGCAGGGGCAATTCTCACGTGAGCTGCATAAAATCGAACGTGTTTCTGGCAACAAGATCTATTTAAAAACCCCTCTCTATACAGATATTAATAGCCAGTACAATTGGGAAGTAAGAAAAACCAGCTTGGCACACAGTTTAGGTTTTGAAGACCTACGCTTTGAGGGCAATTGGAAAGACAATTTTGTTCACCATAAAAACATTATTCACGACGGTGGCTGGACAGCCATGCGTATTGGTAACTATCACAACTCTTGGCTTAGCAATGTGCACTTTAAAGACTGGAATGCGACAGTAACGATTGTTTCATCTCACTCTATCACGGTGGATGGCTATGTTGATTCAGGTAATCGTGGCCATTCGTCACTTAATTTACAAAATGCCTCAAGCATTTTAGTAAGCAACTCTAAAAGCATTGGCGCACGTGGTCAGCATCATGGTTTTGGTGTAAGTAATTATGCCAGTGGAAATGTTTTCCACCGCGTTAGTTGGCCACAAGGCACTTCGTTTGATACTCATGCCAGCTTCCCTCGCGCAACTTTGTTTGATCGCGCCGAAGGTGGCTTTAGTGGCGTAAGTGGTTTTGGTGGTAGCCAGTCTTCACAGCCTAATCATATGGAAGATCTTATATTTTGGAATTTCTTTGATAAAGGCCAGCATGACGGTGTGTACTGGGATTGGTGGCGTAACGGCGATTCTAAATACGGTCGTTGGTTGTTGCCAAGTGTTATCGGCTGGCACGGCGCACAGGCTCAATTCAATAATAGTGAGCTAGAACTTAAAGAGTCACACGGGCAGAAAGTAAGCCCAGAGTCACTTTACGAAGCACAACTTAAAGAACGTTTTGGTTTTGTACCAAGCTGGATTAAATAA